GACGTCTAATCCATCCCCATATCTTTGCTTCAAATCATACAGTGTTCTGTTATGTGGTTGGGATGCTAACCCTTTTACATAATCAGATCTGTCTTTGTAGTCAACTTCAATTCTTTTTAGTTCTGCTTCAGCTTCTTCAATCATGGTGCGTACTCTTCTCGAAAAAGATATGAAGTCCTCTGCTCGAAGAAAAAAGCCACGGTTTGTTTTCGTTTTATACGTTGCTTTGAAGGTTTTGGCTAAATCCTGGCCAGCTCTCATATCATGGTTGTTATCTATATCGTTCGCACCTATAAGATTTCGATTGGTGACGCAGGCAAGACCGTTTAAAAGGGTTGACTTACCAGTTCCATTTTCTCCAACCAAGATCGTTACGGGTGATTCAAAATTTAGTAAAGACAACTGTGAGAATATTGGTAATGAATGAGGATATTGTGTTTGATTTGTTGGTTTGTATTGAATGGATGTCAAAAACAAGTTAACCTCTCCCTATATGTAAAGAAAAAACCTTCAGTTGTACGCTGAAGGTTTT
Above is a window of Bacillus carboniphilus DNA encoding:
- a CDS encoding AAA family ATPase — its product is MFLTSIQYKPTNQTQYPHSLPIFSQLSLLNFESPVTILVGENGTGKSTLLNGLACVTNRNLIGANDIDNNHDMRAGQDLAKTFKATYKTKTNRGFFLRAEDFISFSRRVRTMIEEAEAELKRIEVDYKDRSDYVKGLASQPHNRTLYDLKQRYGDGLDVRSHGEKFLDFFRSQLHPRGLYILDEPEAPLSPIKQMAFIRMLLEGVEEGSQFIISTHSPILMATPNAQIYSLEDDGLMEREFEELEHVQLTKQFLEAPERFLRHL